The genomic DNA GAGAACCATGGCTAGAATGTAACCGTATTGAAGGCAAGCATAGACGAACTATTTACGACTGTAGCGCTTACTGTCGCGCTCCCAAGCCCAGAGCCAATATGACTGAACGTAGACTGGTATTGGTATTCGTTACCACGATACACCAACGAAGTTATATCACAATTCGCTTGGTTAACCTCATAGATATTGATGTTAGAGAGGTGGTCGCTGGAAGGATATTGCATATCTACCTTGATAACAAGTGGGTTAGGGGAGCCTGCATCGACGATATATCTTCCACCTGAGGAAGTTACTCCAAAGGCTGCGCTGGCGATACCGAGGTACGATGCCAGGAAGACAAGGAGTCCAAATCTAAGCATTGGTGATAAGCCGTCAAATTTTTGAGTCAACCTAGCCCCGATTTATAGGGTTCATTCGGGCCGCTCAAGCGGTCGGTAGACTGCTCATTCCTGGCCAAACAAGAACGGAAGTGGACGAACTAGATGCAAGTTGGATGTATGACTAGATACCAGGCGGAATGTATCATCGGATTAGGAATGTATTGTAGAGATGGCATTCAGGTATATACCACGGGTTTTACGCCAAGCCCAAGTCCATTCCGGAGTTTAGCCAGACATACCAACATGCCGTACTAGGTGCATTTGTTCCGGTCAGAATTGATACAAACCTGCCGAATTTTTCGCCGAAAAAGAAACTCTGATAAAAAGAAACAGGGTTTGAGAGCCGATTGGTCCACTTCTGCCCAAATCAAGTTTATGCCCATTTGTCGTGGTCTATCGCGCCGGTGGCTTCAGATTATCAGAATGTAACGTACACCGCGTAGGTAACGTGTAGGGTCCAACACCCAAGTTGATCAGTGAGTAATTTACAGTAGTTGAATGCGCGAGCTACACGAACCAATCGTTACACTTTTAGAACAATTAGGGTTCGGAACTGAACTAAGACCATTAACTTCAAGCTTATATGTAAGCTTATCGCTAACGTGATTCAATATTAACTGAATATGGGCTATCAGAGGGGCTTTTCAATATACAGATGATATAAACTCCCAAACTTCACCAGCATATGGAGTATCTGATGGATGCGCGGAGAGAATGCATGTACATGGATCTAGACTCAGTATATAATAAAGTTCCGGAAATCAGTGTACTACAGTATTTCGAGATTCAAGTAATTTACAGTACGTGATTGACTCTCCAAAGGACACAGCTAGGGATCTGACCTAGCAAATCGAACAGGAAGATGACGTTTACCTACATGTTTACCTCTTGTGTGACATGGCCCATATTACCTCTATGTAATGCTATCTTATTGTTCGCGGCGCAAGTCACCCAGGCTTGGAGGGAATAGCCACTCGGAACCCGAGCCTCAGCGCCATGAAACTTCTCTGGGCGCTAACTACCAGAAGCTATATGTGCTAGCTTAATTTTGGCAACCAGTAGGGCGAAATATCATACGCTGAGTGGAAGGAGTGGAAGGAATTAGGCGTAACATTTTTGGTTCCTATTGGACGTGCTAAATCCTAGAAAACTAGTTGAAAATATCATTAAGTAAGATGCACCACAGGAAATAGGTTGATCGAGTGACTCTGGTGGTTTGAATCGGTGTGTCTGTTTGATATTATTGTGCAATGGAATAGGTAGCCCCGAGCTCTTACTGTGGCTGAAAAGTAATTTATATGCTTTCATTGTTCTTGATTACTTAATTCCTACAGTTCAAATTACGTTATTAAACTTTCTAACGGAAACCCGATGAATGTTTATATTAAATACTGCTTGCCGTCATTGCCCGCCATCACCCGCGCCCATTCGACTGTCACGATTGAGGAAGCTCCGGTTCTGGAGGCAAATGACGAGAGTCACGTGAGCGCGCTTAACGGACCGGGGCTCGGAGAGTCTCGGGGGTTAAGTTATAAAAAATACTTCACACGTTTGGGCGGCAGCTAGTCCTCTCATCGATACCACCATCGCTCTATTTGCTATGGCATTCTACCGCTCGCCAATCCTCGCCTCTGCATTCCCCATCGCCTCTGTCTCTGACAAGGTCGATTCTGCCAAGAGCGCAGTAAAGGCAACAGTGAATAGCTCCAAGGTGAGTTAATATGTATTTGTATTGGGCCGTGATCTACTAGATCCTGCACCCTTGCCTAAGAGCCGTGCCATGTACGGAGTGCTTGGTGCAGCTCCGAGCTCCCAATGCGGGCGCGTCGTGACTTAACTAAATGCGCTAGCCCAATACCCACGCTTGTTCAACTTTTGCTGACTTGAAATTTTAGCCCCCGACAGGAGCTGATCTCTATGCCCGCTTCGCGTTCGCGGGTGCTGTATGCTGTGCAGTCACCCACGGTGCGTTGACCCCCGTTGACGTTGTCAAGACGCGCATTCAACTCGAACCTGAGGTCTACAACAAGGTGAGTCGATTCACTAGATTTAATTACAGTTCGATTTATTAGCCTCTAGGGTATGGTCACTGGTTTCCGCCAAGTGATTGCGAACGAGGGCGCTGGTGCACTCCTTACTGGTCTTGGGCCCACTGTGCTTGGATATGCTCTCCAAGGTGCTTTCAAGTTCGGAGGTTACGAGTTCTGGAAAAAGACCTTCATCGATGCTATTGGTATCGATGCTGCTCGTGAAAACCGTCAAGCAATTTACCTCGCTTCGTCTGGTATCGCTGAGTTCTTTGCCGACATCGCCCTCTGCCCTCTCGAGGCCACCCGTATCCGCCTCGTCTCCCAACCCACTTTCGCAAATGGTCTCCTTGGAGGTTTTGCCCgcattgccaaggaggaaggccTTAGGGGGTTCTACTCTGGCTTCGGTCCGATCCTGTTCAAGCAGGTTCCATATACCATGGCCAAGTTCGCCGTCTACGAAGTTGTCTTCGAGAAGGCAGTTCAGGCAACTGGCAAGCCCAAGTCGGAGTTGTCCACCGGCACTCTGTCGGCCCTCAATCTTGGTTCTGGTAAGTCAAGTAGGCATCCTGTCATTCAAGACTATTGACTCTCGGCATTAGGTTTGATGGCTGGTTTCGCTGCTGCTGTCATCTCCCAGCCAGCGGACACCCTATTGTCGAAGATCAACAAGACCAAGGGTCTTCCTGGCGAGTCTATCTCTAGCCGTCTCATCAAGATGGCTCGTGACCTCGGCCCTGGTGGCCTGTTCACTGGCATGGGTGCTCGGTAAGAGCCTTCACCAGGCCTGCTTTTGCGCGTTGACTTACATATCTTGTAGTCTTGTCATGATTGGTACCCTCACCGCTGGCCAATTCGCTATATATAGTGACATCAAGCGTGTCCTTGGTGCGACAGGTGGTGTCGAGATTGCCAAGGTCCAGACTTCATAGATGGCACTTCATACGGTTTGTCGTTCGTAGGCGTAGCGATTACTTTTAGCTTTGAATTAGACCTTTTAGTGTATGTCGTAATGGGTTATGATTATCTGTTCTATTACCACATACCTGCCAAAAACATGCATTTTGACTATATCCCATTTGTTACTTATTATGCATATGCACCTTGCTGATGAGTGTACTGGAAGCTGTGCAAGGGTTGTGGTAAGCGCCATGTTTCTCGGTCCAGGTGTGCAGGTCGCCAAGACTGCGTACCTCCATTAAACTATCAATCGCTGATGAGCACTTCAAACAATCTCTCTGCGAGTGTATTTGTATTTTTCAAGTTTTGATTC from Rhizoctonia solani chromosome 16, complete sequence includes the following:
- a CDS encoding mitochondrial carrier protein, coding for MAFYRSPILASAFPIASVSDKVDSAKSAVKATVNSSKPPTGADLYARFAFAGAVCCAVTHGALTPVDVVKTRIQLEPEVYNKGMVTGFRQVIANEGAGALLTGLGPTVLGYALQGAFKFGGYEFWKKTFIDAIGIDAARENRQAIYLASSGIAEFFADIALCPLEATRIRLVSQPTFANGLLGGFARIAKEEGLRGFYSGFGPILFKQVPYTMAKFAVYEVVFEKAVQATGKPKSELSTGTLSALNLGSGLMAGFAAAVISQPADTLLSKINKTKGLPGESISSRLIKMARDLGPGGLFTGMGARLVMIGTLTAGQFAIYSDIKRVLGATGGVEIAKPITNNALSSTLTVVYQEGAIGEPYYASIPISYDYKEVLEYSRQCFEEYLPNNPKLELKHEIGDGRWASIHPRLFDSLIRNSEVREFRLSALQATRANGSSGVNNTARRPDINPPRRSNTLPAEEPPSYSASTSPITRVAQPHVLDNPVIPITDPLHAAYCDRCNQAIYGIRYKCTTCSDFDYCGVCIGFGPLEHGHRFDAIINTNIKLYRPRDAWRATDEGQLPSNVQEVAHTWHECRCDICGVSPIRGTRFKCAECPDWDACQNCLERSASLHPDHMFIRITGEGILVPKYQAPAPIARPERQTLWKM